A region of uncultured Draconibacterium sp. DNA encodes the following proteins:
- a CDS encoding polysaccharide deacetylase family protein, giving the protein MRTLLIFMLTVFAFSANAQFKWPNGAKAAVVFTYDDGLDCDLDVVVPQLDEFGLKGTFFCTGNSPSLYNRTEEWRAITKRGHELGNHTLFHPCDGTGQDWVKPEYDLRTYTPEQIVAELKTANTLLKAVDGNTERSYGYTCSHFVANGVDFTDSIKNIFVAARCDGPIPETMDDYKTWKTPSYMSVDPAIEDLIAQVEEAKAKGTIVVFMFHNVGGGYLNTAADVHKQLLQYVSENSDDLYSDSFINVMKYVKENQ; this is encoded by the coding sequence ATGAGAACACTACTGATTTTTATGCTGACTGTTTTTGCATTCAGCGCAAACGCACAGTTTAAGTGGCCAAATGGCGCCAAAGCGGCTGTAGTTTTTACCTACGACGATGGTTTGGATTGCGATTTAGATGTTGTTGTTCCGCAACTGGATGAGTTTGGTTTGAAAGGAACATTTTTCTGTACCGGCAATTCACCAAGCTTATATAACCGAACCGAAGAGTGGCGTGCCATTACAAAACGAGGGCACGAGCTGGGAAACCACACATTATTTCACCCCTGCGACGGAACCGGGCAGGATTGGGTTAAACCCGAATACGACCTGAGAACTTATACTCCCGAACAGATTGTTGCTGAGTTAAAAACAGCCAACACTTTGTTAAAGGCAGTCGATGGAAATACTGAACGATCGTACGGATATACCTGCAGCCATTTTGTGGCCAACGGTGTGGATTTTACCGATTCGATAAAAAATATTTTTGTGGCTGCCCGTTGCGACGGCCCCATCCCGGAAACGATGGACGATTATAAAACATGGAAAACACCAAGTTATATGTCTGTTGATCCGGCGATTGAGGATTTGATCGCTCAGGTTGAGGAAGCCAAAGCAAAAGGGACAATTGTGGTGTTTATGTTTCACAATGTGGGTGGTGGTTACCTGAATACCGCAGCAGATGTACATAAACAACTGCTGCAATATGTAAGCGAAAACAGTGATGATCTTTACAGCGACTCCTTTATAAATGTAATGAAGTACGTGAAGGAAAATCAGTGA
- the der gene encoding ribosome biogenesis GTPase Der, which translates to MSSRIVAIVGRPNVGKSTLFNRLIEQRKAIVDETAGVTRDRNYGKGEWIGVEYSVIDTGGYVVNSEDIFEAEINKQVHLAIDEADVIMFVVDVELGITDLDDAIANILRRSKKEIILVVNKVDNHNRILDAQEFYGLGLGEIYCVSSMTGSGTGDMLDALVAKFPNRESLEEEHELPHLSVVGRPNVGKSSFINALIGEDRNIVTDVAGTTRDSIHTRYNKFGHDFMIVDTAGLRKKGKVSEDLEFYSVLRSVRTIENSDVCLLLIDATRGVEAQDMNILNLIIKNKKGVVILVNKWDLIDKDTMTTKKMTDEIHDRLAPFTDVPIIFISALTKQRVHKALEVAMEVHENRKQRIKTSELNEILLEAIENYGPPSVKGKYIKIKYCTQLPSPTPAFALFANLPQYIKEPYKRYIENQLRDNFNLTGVPIQIYFRQK; encoded by the coding sequence ATGAGCAGCAGAATAGTAGCTATAGTAGGACGCCCGAATGTGGGTAAATCAACTTTGTTTAATCGTTTGATTGAACAGCGTAAAGCCATTGTTGACGAAACAGCCGGCGTTACCCGCGACCGTAATTACGGAAAAGGCGAGTGGATTGGCGTTGAATATTCGGTGATTGATACCGGTGGTTATGTGGTAAATTCGGAAGATATTTTTGAAGCAGAGATCAACAAACAAGTGCATTTGGCCATTGATGAGGCCGATGTAATTATGTTTGTAGTTGATGTGGAATTGGGAATTACCGATCTGGATGATGCCATCGCCAATATTTTACGACGCAGTAAAAAGGAGATTATCCTGGTTGTAAACAAAGTAGATAACCATAATCGAATTCTGGATGCACAGGAGTTTTACGGCTTGGGATTGGGCGAAATTTATTGTGTTTCGTCGATGACAGGAAGTGGGACCGGCGATATGTTGGATGCCCTGGTTGCCAAATTCCCGAATCGTGAGTCGCTGGAAGAAGAGCATGAATTGCCACACCTGTCGGTTGTTGGCCGCCCGAATGTTGGTAAATCGTCGTTTATTAATGCTTTGATTGGCGAAGACCGTAACATTGTAACCGATGTTGCCGGAACTACGCGCGATTCCATTCATACACGATATAATAAGTTTGGCCACGATTTTATGATCGTCGACACAGCCGGACTACGCAAAAAAGGAAAAGTTAGCGAAGACCTGGAGTTTTACTCTGTTTTACGCTCGGTGCGAACCATTGAAAATTCGGATGTTTGTTTGTTGCTGATTGATGCTACTCGCGGAGTGGAAGCACAGGACATGAACATCCTGAACCTGATCATAAAAAATAAAAAGGGAGTGGTTATTTTGGTGAATAAATGGGATTTGATCGACAAGGATACCATGACCACCAAAAAAATGACGGATGAAATCCATGATCGTTTGGCTCCTTTTACCGATGTGCCGATCATTTTTATTTCGGCATTAACAAAACAACGTGTACACAAAGCGCTGGAAGTTGCTATGGAAGTGCATGAAAACCGTAAGCAACGAATTAAAACATCGGAGTTAAACGAAATTCTGTTGGAAGCCATCGAAAATTACGGACCTCCATCTGTTAAAGGTAAATACATAAAAATTAAGTATTGTACGCAGTTGCCATCGCCAACACCGGCGTTTGCATTATTTGCCAATTTGCCGCAATACATTAAAGAACCGTATAAAAGGTATATCGAAAACCAGTTGCGCGATAACTTTAATCTTACCGGCGTTCCGATTCAAATTTATTTCAGACAGAAATAG
- the era gene encoding GTPase Era produces MAHKAGFVNIVGNPNVGKSTIMNALVGEKLSIITQKMQTTRHRIKGIVSGEDFQIVYSDTPGILKPSYKLQESMMKFVDTALIDADVILFVTDVKEKVDKNPEYIEKVRKSNMPVIVLLNKIDLSNQEEVLKLYDHWSNTFPGADVFPISALERFNIEPIFDRILEHLPEGPAFFSKDQLTDRNERFFMQEIIREKILLHYQKEIPYSVEVEVEEFKEEEKIINIRTVIYVSRESQKGIIIGHQGKMIKRVGTEARADAEEFFDKKIFLELYVKVAKDWREKDGQLKQFGYDKF; encoded by the coding sequence ATGGCACATAAAGCAGGATTTGTGAACATTGTTGGCAACCCGAATGTGGGTAAATCAACAATTATGAATGCACTGGTAGGCGAAAAACTGTCTATCATCACCCAAAAGATGCAAACCACACGCCACCGCATTAAAGGCATTGTAAGTGGCGAAGATTTCCAGATTGTTTATTCCGATACTCCCGGTATTCTGAAGCCCAGTTACAAGCTTCAGGAATCGATGATGAAGTTTGTTGATACAGCTTTAATCGATGCCGACGTGATTCTTTTTGTCACCGATGTTAAAGAAAAGGTAGACAAAAATCCGGAGTACATCGAGAAAGTACGTAAGTCGAACATGCCGGTTATCGTATTGCTCAACAAGATCGATCTGTCGAACCAGGAAGAGGTATTAAAACTTTACGATCACTGGTCGAACACTTTCCCGGGAGCAGATGTTTTCCCGATTTCGGCACTCGAAAGATTTAATATCGAACCTATTTTCGATCGTATTTTGGAACACTTGCCCGAAGGTCCGGCCTTTTTCTCGAAAGATCAATTAACCGACCGAAACGAGCGTTTTTTTATGCAGGAAATTATTCGTGAGAAGATACTTTTGCATTACCAAAAAGAAATTCCTTATTCGGTTGAAGTTGAGGTAGAAGAGTTCAAAGAAGAGGAGAAGATTATCAATATCCGTACGGTAATTTATGTTTCGCGCGAAAGCCAGAAAGGCATTATTATTGGCCATCAGGGTAAAATGATAAAACGTGTGGGAACAGAAGCACGTGCTGATGCAGAGGAATTTTTCGACAAGAAGATTTTTCTGGAGTTGTATGTGAAAGTAGCCAAGGACTGGCGCGAAAAAGACGGTCAGTTGAAACAATTTGGATACGATAAATTTTAA
- the dapF gene encoding diaminopimelate epimerase gives MQNFFVKSHGLGNDYIVLNQDEITFELTEKAIIRICDVHFGIGSDGILLKVSSEKADFGLRILNPDGSEAEKSGNGLRIFAKYLYDYGFAQSKSFSIETPGGLVKAEVIEEKNNKAFTIKVDMGKAIFESKRIPVNCEKEECIGEPLELEYRGYEINCVSVGNPHCVVLKDELDEKEIKTFGPQIETNPMFPNRINVQFAKVVSPNEVEVMIWERGAGWTLASGSSSCAVACTVVKRGLTERNLTIKMPGGNLAIEIDEDWEIRMTGEVREIGSGTLGAELINDLEL, from the coding sequence ATGCAAAACTTCTTTGTAAAATCACACGGTCTGGGTAACGATTATATCGTTCTAAACCAGGATGAGATAACTTTTGAATTAACAGAAAAAGCTATAATTCGCATTTGCGATGTTCATTTCGGCATTGGCTCCGACGGCATTCTTCTGAAAGTGTCGAGCGAGAAGGCCGATTTTGGTTTACGTATTCTGAATCCTGATGGTTCAGAAGCAGAAAAAAGCGGAAATGGCCTGCGTATTTTTGCCAAGTATTTGTACGATTATGGTTTTGCTCAATCAAAATCATTCAGCATTGAAACGCCAGGAGGACTGGTGAAAGCCGAGGTAATTGAGGAGAAAAACAACAAGGCTTTCACCATAAAAGTAGATATGGGAAAAGCGATTTTCGAATCGAAACGAATTCCTGTTAATTGCGAAAAGGAGGAATGTATTGGAGAACCACTTGAACTGGAATACCGCGGATACGAAATTAATTGCGTGTCGGTTGGCAATCCGCATTGTGTGGTTTTAAAAGACGAACTGGATGAGAAGGAAATAAAAACTTTCGGGCCGCAAATTGAGACTAATCCGATGTTTCCGAACCGCATAAATGTACAGTTTGCAAAAGTGGTTTCGCCAAACGAAGTGGAAGTGATGATTTGGGAGCGCGGCGCCGGCTGGACCCTGGCATCAGGAAGTTCCTCGTGTGCAGTGGCGTGTACGGTTGTTAAACGCGGATTGACCGAACGAAACCTTACCATAAAAATGCCGGGTGGAAATCTGGCCATCGAAATTGATGAAGACTGGGAAATCCGCATGACCGGTGAAGTACGCGAAATTGGATCGGGAACATTGGGTGCCGAATTAATAAACGATCTTGAACTATGA